A stretch of the Proteus sp. ZN5 genome encodes the following:
- the tal gene encoding transaldolase codes for MTNKLTSLRKLTTVVADTGDIAAMKLYQPQDATTNPSLILNAAQIPEYRKLIDEAIEWARSQSDSREQQIVDACDKLAVNIGLEILKLIPGRISTEVDARLSYDTQACIEKARHLMKLYNDAGISNDRILIKLASTWQGIRAAEQLEKEGINCNLTLLFSFAQARACAEAGVYLISPFVGRIMDWYKANTDKKEFAPAEDPGVISVTEIYNYYKQHGYNTVVMGASFRNMGEILELAGCDRLTIAPALLKELSEAEGEVEHKLSYKGEVKARPEAITEAQFYWEHNADPMAVDKLSDGIRKFAVDQEKLEKMIADLL; via the coding sequence ATGACCAACAAATTGACTTCTTTGCGTAAGCTGACAACTGTTGTTGCTGACACTGGTGACATCGCAGCAATGAAACTGTATCAGCCACAAGACGCAACTACCAACCCATCTTTAATTTTAAATGCAGCTCAAATTCCTGAATATCGTAAATTAATTGATGAAGCGATTGAATGGGCTCGTTCACAAAGTGATTCTCGTGAACAACAAATCGTTGATGCTTGCGACAAACTGGCAGTAAATATCGGTTTAGAAATTTTAAAACTGATCCCTGGTCGTATTTCAACAGAAGTTGATGCACGTCTTTCTTACGACACACAAGCGTGTATCGAAAAAGCACGTCATCTGATGAAACTTTATAATGATGCTGGTATCAGCAACGATCGTATTCTTATCAAATTAGCATCTACTTGGCAGGGTATCCGTGCCGCAGAGCAATTAGAAAAAGAAGGTATCAACTGTAACCTGACTTTACTGTTCTCTTTCGCTCAAGCGCGTGCATGTGCTGAAGCAGGTGTTTACCTGATTTCTCCATTTGTTGGTCGTATCATGGATTGGTATAAAGCCAATACAGATAAAAAAGAATTTGCTCCTGCTGAAGATCCAGGTGTGATTTCTGTTACTGAAATCTATAACTATTACAAACAACACGGTTATAACACTGTTGTTATGGGCGCAAGCTTCCGTAATATGGGTGAGATTTTAGAATTAGCAGGTTGTGACCGTTTAACTATTGCTCCAGCACTGTTAAAAGAATTATCAGAAGCTGAAGGTGAAGTTGAACATAAATTATCTTACAAAGGTGAAGTGAAAGCGCGTCCAGAAGCTATCACTGAAGCTCAATTCTATTGGGAACACAATGCTGACCCAATGGCAGTAGATAAATTATCTGACGGTATTCGTAAATTTGCTGTCGATCAGGAAAAATTAGAGAAAATGATTGCGGATTTATTATAA
- the yaaA gene encoding peroxide stress protein YaaA produces MLITISPAKTLDFESPLATTHFTQPELLKYSQQLIEECRKLSSSDIASLMKISDKLAGLNAARFGEWQPNFTPENARQAILAFKGDVYTGMQAELFSEDDFQFAQQHLRMLSGLYGVLRPLDLMQPYRLEMGIKLKNNKGSDLYQFWGNTITEALNKALEEQGDNILINLASDEYFKSVNPKKLNAEIVKPVFLDEKNGKYKVISFYAKKARGLMSRFIIQEKLTNKAQLKEFDLEGYQFNSAESEGNTLVFKRTESAVK; encoded by the coding sequence ATGCTAATCACCATTTCACCAGCTAAAACACTGGATTTCGAATCGCCTTTAGCAACAACGCACTTCACCCAACCTGAATTGCTAAAATATTCCCAACAACTTATCGAAGAATGTCGAAAATTATCTTCTAGCGACATCGCAAGCTTAATGAAAATAAGCGATAAACTCGCAGGGTTAAATGCTGCTCGTTTTGGTGAATGGCAACCTAATTTCACACCAGAGAATGCACGCCAGGCTATTTTGGCATTTAAAGGTGATGTTTATACCGGAATGCAAGCTGAGCTTTTTTCTGAAGATGATTTTCAATTTGCACAACAGCATTTGCGTATGCTTTCTGGCTTATATGGTGTGCTTCGCCCTCTCGATTTAATGCAACCTTATCGCCTTGAAATGGGAATAAAGCTAAAAAATAACAAAGGAAGCGATTTATATCAATTTTGGGGAAATACCATTACAGAAGCGTTAAATAAAGCACTTGAAGAACAAGGTGATAATATTCTTATTAATTTAGCATCTGATGAGTATTTTAAATCAGTTAACCCGAAGAAACTCAATGCTGAAATTGTTAAGCCTGTTTTCCTTGATGAAAAAAATGGCAAATATAAAGTTATCAGTTTCTACGCTAAAAAAGCTCGTGGATTAATGAGCCGTTTTATTATTCAAGAAAAACTGACCAACAAAGCACAACTTAAAGAGTTTGATCTTGAAGGCTATCAATTTAATTCAGCAGAATCAGAGGGCAATACCTTAGTATTTAAACGTACAGAATCTGCAGTTAAATAG